Proteins found in one Salvia splendens isolate huo1 chromosome 10, SspV2, whole genome shotgun sequence genomic segment:
- the LOC121751026 gene encoding pectin acetylesterase 11-like, producing MTVRSEIHGQTTSCVTIYLGLALLASIIAQVNGQMVPLTIIDKAQEKLAICIDGTPGGYHFDPRFGDGANNWIIMLMGGGWCGLNICQYRIGKDLGSTTNIPPQNFEGILSSDQSINPDFYNWNRVFIRYCDGGSFMGDAQRDDNGHIVELRGLRVFTAVMDELLNVKGMKKTENAILAGGSAGALAAILLCDRYRALIPDAKRVKCLSQSGFFIRAKDLPDANRREGGFAHIIDFHNMIDALPKSCTSKMNASLCLFPEYVVGDVQTPLFLLNPIFDTFQLQHLVRPNPPELDGWNTTCINNSLDPSHPPCPDLTRCTPSQMQLVKDYGGALLDAINEIQDIPSRGLFLSSCYAHDFVPATWSAASYRLQDKTISQAFSDWYFDRSPAKMIDNRIDAPLKC from the exons ATGACTGTGAGAAGTGAGATACATGGGCAAACCACGTCTTGCGTGACAATATATCTTGGTCTCGCGCTCCTTGCTTCAATAATAGCCCAAGTCAATGGCCAGATGGTGCCTCTTACGATAATTGATAAAGCACAAGAAAAGCTCGCAA TTTGTATAGATGGGACTCCAGGAGGTTACCATTTTGATCCAAGATTTGGCGATGGAGCTAATAATTGGATTATCATGTTAATG GGTGGTGGATGGTGTGGTCTTAATATTTGCCAATACAGAATTGGGAAAGATCTTGGCAGTACAACTAACATCCCACCTCAAAATTTTGAAGGAATTTTATCTTCGGATCAATCAATTAATCCAG ACTTTTATAATTGGAATAGAGTTTTCATCCGATATTGTGATGGTGGGTCATTCATGGGAGATGCTCAAAGAGATGATAAT GGACACATTGTGGAACTTAGGGGATTAAGAGTTTTTACTGCGGTAATGGATGAGCTGTTGAACGTAAAAGGAatgaaaaaaacagaaaat GCTATTCTTGCCGGTGGTTCGGCTGGTGCACTAGCTGCTATATTACTTTGTGATCGGTACCGAGCACTTATACCTGATGCTAAGAGAGTGAAATGTTTGTCGCAATCTGGTTTCTTCATTCGAGC AAAAGATTTACCTGATGCCAACAGAAGAGAAGGGGGTTTCGCACATATTATTGATTTCCAT AATATGATCGATGCATTGCCCAAGTCATGCACCTCCAAAATGAATGCAAGTTTG TGCCTATTTCCAGAATATGTGGTTGGAGATGTTCAGACACCACTCTTCTTATTGAACCCCATTTTTGATACATTTCAG CTACAACATTTGGTGAGACCAAATCCTCCTGAGCTTGATGGGTGGAACACTACTTGCATCAATAATTCACTTGATCCATCTCATCCTCCTTGTCCTGATCTCACTAGATGCACACCATCCCAAATGCAACTTGTAAAAG ATTATGGGGGTGCACTTTTAGATGCAATAAATGAAATTCAAGACATTCCATCAAGAGGGCTCTTTTTAAGCTCTTGCTATGCTCATGATTTTGTTCCGGCTACTTGGAGTGCAGCATCCTACAGACTGCAAGATAAG ACTATTTCACAAGCCTTTTCTGATTGGTATTTCGATCGAAGTCCTGCTAAAATGATAGACAACAGGATCGATGCTCCTCTGAAGTGTTGA